From Salvia splendens isolate huo1 chromosome 16, SspV2, whole genome shotgun sequence, a single genomic window includes:
- the LOC121771695 gene encoding phosphatidylinositol 4-kinase gamma 7-like: MSPNLDSPVRTEMAVSFFKSPLGGGEHVQTNMMESKPTGRRRVFVQTESGCVLGMELDRSDSAHTVKRRLQLALNFPIEESSLTFGDMVLKNDLSAIRKDSPLLLTRNFLHRSSSTPCLSPTGKDIQQRDQSGPIEILGHSSCYAKTKNLVKEIVKGMKNGVDPLPVHSGLGGAYYFRNVRSECVAIVKPTDEEPFAPNNPKGFVGKALGQPGLKRSVRVGETGFREVAAYLLDYDNFANVPPTALVKITHSIFNVNDGVGGNKPQNKKIVSKIASFQQFIPHDFDASDYGTSSFPVSAVHRIGILDIRILNTDRHGGNLLVRKLDGIGQFGEVELIPIDHGLCLPESIEDPYFEWIHWPQASIPFSDDELEYIENLGPARDAEMLRSELPMIRDACLRVLYLCTTFLKEAAAQGLCLAEIGEMMSREFRSGEEEPSELEVICIEARRLMAEELSSPKSGAEFVDDFQFDIDFEEGGHDFTPKFSTEDFMGAMPLHFGLGSVNGRMPLSKLEESIDEVESEGEEENGFVSVPPLTKSKTIPKLSMSLKNTSLSEKNPKFPKFSGMKPDNGYHASSSSGHHRSANEQLPPSASFVKLADMNEEEWGVFLEKFQELLSAAFANRKSISLSQRQRQRLGTSCKF; this comes from the coding sequence ATGTCTCCTAACCTTGATAGCCCTGTTCGAACAGAGATGGCTGTGTCATTTTTCAAGAGTCCTCTTGGTGGTGGGGAGCATGTTCAAACCAACATGATGGAAAGCAAACCAACGGGTAGGAGACGTGTTTTTGTACAAACTGAGTCGGGTTGTGTCTTAGGTATGGAGTTGGACAGGAGTGACAGTGCACATACTGTGAAGAGGAGGTTGCAGCTTGCTTTGAATTTTCCCATTGAGGAGAGTTCATTGACATTTGGTGATATGGTTCTTAAAAATGATTTGAGTGCCATTCGGAAGGATTCCCCTCTCCTGTTGACAAGGAATTTCCTCCACAGAAGCTCATCAACTCCCTGTTTGTCGCCCACTGGTAAGGACATCCAACAGAGAGATCAGAGTGGGCCAATTGAGATATTGGGACACTCTTCTTGTTATGCTAAGACAAAAAATCTAGTCAAGGAAATTGTGAAGGGAATGAAGAACGGTGTTGATCCTCTACCTGTTCATAGTGGTCTTGGGGGAGCGTATTACTTCAGGAATGTCAGAAGTGAGTGTGTTGCTATTGTTAAGCCCACGGATGAGGAACCATTTGCACCAAATAACCCAAAGGGCTTTGTTGGCAAAGCTCTTGGACAACCTGGCTTAAAGCGTTCTGTCAGGGTTGGGGAGACTGGGTTCAGAGAGGTTGCTGCTTATCTCCTTGACTATGATAATTTTGCAAATGTTCCGCCTACGGCATTAGTGAAGATTACTCACTCAATCTTCAATGTCAATGATGGTGTAGGGGGAAACAAGCCCCAGAACAAGAAAATTGTTAGCAAGATTGCATCCTTTCAACAGTTCATTCCTCATGATTTTGATGCCAGTGACTATGGAACTTCAAGTTTCCCTGTTTCAGCTGTGCATCGCATTGGTATTTTAGACATTAGGATTCTTAACACAGACAGGCACGGTGGTAACCTTTTAGTTAGAAAACTTGATGGCATTGGGCAGTTTGGTGAAGTTGAATTGATCCCCATCGATCATGGCCTTTGCTTACCTGAGAGTATAGAAGACCCATATTTTGAGTGGATTCACTGGCCTCAAGCTTCCATTCCTTTCTCGGATGATGAACTTGAGTACATAGAAAATCTTGGCCCTGCTCGTGATGCTGAGATGCTACGAAGCGAGCTCCCTATGATTCGAGATGCATGCTTGCGTGTCTTGTACCTTTGTACAACTTTCCTGAAGGAAGCTGCTGCACAAGGTCTCTGTCTTGCTGAGATTGGTGAGATGATGAGTAGGGAGTTCCGCAGTGGTGAGGAGGAACCAAGTGAGCTCGAGGTTATATGCATTGAGGCGAGAAGGCTTATGGCTGAAGAGCTGTCGTCTCCAAAATCTGGAGCAGAATTTGTTGATGATTTCCAGTTTGACATAGATTTTGAAGAAGGTGGCCATGACTTCACCCCTAAATTCTCCACGGAAGACTTCATGGGAGCAATGCCCTTGCATTTTGGGCTTGGAAGTGTTAATGGCCGTATGCCTCTTTCCAAACTAGAGGAGAGCATTGATGAAGTGGAAAGtgaaggagaagaggagaatGGGTTTGTTAGCGTTCCACCCTTGACAAAGAGCAAAACTATCCCGAAGCTGTCCATGTCTCTGAAAAACACCAGCTTAAGCGAGAAAAACCCAAAGTTCCCAAAATTCTCTGGGATGAAGCCTGATAATGGTTATCATGCTAGCTCCTCATCCGGACACCACCGAAGTGCAAATGAGCAGCTCCCTCCAAGCGCAAGTTTCGTGAAGCTGGCAGATATGAACGAGGAAGAATGGGGAGTGTTTCTGGAAAAGTTCCAGGAGCTTCTGAGCGCTGCTTTTGCCAACCGGAAATCCATCAGTCTTAGCCAGAGGCAGAGACAGAGGCTCGGGACTTCTTGCAAGTTTTGA